The DNA segment GGGCCGCAACGAGCAGTCCATGGTGCACGCGGCCGTCGCCCACGCCCGCCAGCTCAACCGGTTGTCGGCGCAGGCCGTGACGACCTCGATCGGCCCCGGCGCCACCAACCTGGTCACCGGCGCCGCGCTCGCCACCGTCAACCGGCTGCCGGTGCTGCTGCTCCCCGGCGACTGCTTCGCCTCGCACGCGGCCGACCCACTGCTCCAGCAACTGGAGCACCCGGTCGAGGCGGACGTGTCCGTCAACGACACGCTGCGCCCCGTCTCCCGTTACTTCGACCGGATCACCCGCCCCGAGGCACTGATCGCGTCCGCGCTGAACGCCGTGCGGGTGCTCGCCGACCCGGCCGAGACCGGCGCCGTCGCCCTCTGCCTGCCGCAGGACGTGCAGGCAGAGGCGTTCGACTGGCCGCAGGAGTTCTTCGCCGACCGCGTCTGGCGCGTGAGGCGTCCGGCTCCGGACCCCGTCGAGCTGGAGGCGGCGGCCAAGGCTGTGCGGGCCGCCCGCCGTCCGCTGATCGTCGCGGGTGGCGGAGTCCACCACAGCGAGGCCGAGGAAGCACTCCGGGCCCTCGTGGACGCCACCGGAATCCCGGTCTCCTCCACCCAGGCCGGCAAGGGCTCCCTGCGCCACGACCACCCGGCGGACCTGGGCGGCATCGGCCACACCGGCACGGCGGTGAGCGACGGACTGGCCCGCACCGCCGACCTGGTGATCGGCGTCGGCACCCGCTACTCCGACTTCACCACGGCCTCCGGCACCCTCTTCGCCGACCCGGACGTGCGCTTCCTCAACCTCAACATCACCGGCTTCGACGCCCACAAGCTGGGAGCACGCACCTTGGTCTGCGACGCGCGGACCGGTCTGGAAGCACTGGCCGGGGCACTGGCCGGGCACCGCGTGGACGCCGCGTACGAGGCCGGGTACGCAGCCGGGAAGGAACACTGGGAGCAGGTCGTCGAGGCCGCCTACCGTGCCGACGACGAGAACGCCGTACCGACGCAGACCCAGGTGCTCGGCGCGCTCGACGCGGTCGTGGGCGACGCGGACGTGGTGATCAACGCGGCCGGTTCGCTCCCCGGCGACCTTCACAAGCTGTGGCGGGCGCGCAGCCCGCGCCAGTACCACCTGGAGTACGGCTACTCCTGCATGGGCTACGAGATCCCGGCCGCGATCGGCGTTCAGCAGGCCGCGCCCGGCACACCGGTGTGGGCGCTGGTCGGCGACGGCACGTACCTGATGATGCCGACGGAGATCGTCACGGCCGTCCAGGAGCGGCTGCCGGTGAAGCTGGTGCTGATCCAGAACCACGGGTACGCCTCCATCGGCGGCCTGTCCGAGGAGACCGGCGGCGAGCGCTACGGCACCGCCTACCGCTACCGGGCGAAGGACGGCACCTTCACCGGCGCCCCGCTGCCCGTGGACCTCGCGGCGAACGCGGCCAGTCTGGGCATGGACGTGCTGCGCGCCAAGACTGTGGGGGAACTGCGCCGTGCCCTGGCTCAGGCCGGCACCGCCGAGCGTCCGACCTGCGTGTACGTCGAGACTGACCCGGCGCCCACCGCTCCCCCGGCCGAGGCCTGGTGGGACGTGCCGGTGGCCGAGGTCGCCTCCCGCGAGGCCGCCGTCCGGGCGCGCGAACGGTACGACGCCCAGGCCGCCGGCCGCCGCCGCCACCTCTGAACCCCTGCGCCCCTGCACCGCCCCGCCGGGCCCGGCATCTCGAGCCCTCCCGTATCAACTCACCGCGCGTGAAAGGTCGTCCGCTCTCATGAAGACCATCAGCCACTGGATCGGCGGCAAGCCCGCCGAAGGCACCTCCGGCCGTTTCGGCCCCGTCTGGAACCCGGCCACCGGCGCCCAGGAGAAGCAGGTCGCGTTCGCGGGCACCACGGAGGTGGACGCCGCCGTCGCCGCAGCGAAGGACGCCTTCGAGAGCTGGGGCACCTCGTCGCTGGCCAGGCGCACGGCGATCCTGTTCAAGTACCGCGAGCTGCTGGACGCCCACCGTGACGAGATCGCGGAGCTGATCACCGCCGAGCACGGCAAGGTGCACTCCGACGCCCTCGGCGAGGTCGCGCGGGGCATGGAGATCGTGGAGCTGGCCTGCGGGATCAGCGTGCAGCTGAAGGGCGAGCTGTCCACGCAGGTCTCCAGCCGCGTCGACGTCGCCTCGATCCGCCAGCCGCTGGGCGTGGTCGCCGGCATCACGCCGTTCAACTTCCCGGCCATGGTGCCGATGTGGATGTTCCCGCTGGCCATCGCGTGCGGCAACACCTTCGTACTGAAGCCGTCCGAGAAGGACCCGTCGGCCTCCGTCCGCCTCGCGGAACTGGCCACCGAGGCGGGCCTGCCGGACGGTGTGCTGAACGTCGTGCACGGCGACCGCACGGCCGTGGACCGCATCCTGGAGCACCCCGGCATCGAGGCCGTCTCCTTCGTCGGCTCCACCCCGATCGCCCGGCACATCCAGCTGAAGGCGACCGAGCACGGCAAGCGGGTCCAGGCCCTGGGCGGCGCCAAGAACCACATGCTG comes from the Streptomyces sp. KMM 9044 genome and includes:
- the iolD gene encoding 3D-(3,5/4)-trihydroxycyclohexane-1,2-dione acylhydrolase (decyclizing) → MSAATRRLTTAQALVRFLAAQYTERDGVRHRLIAGTWGIFGHGNVAGVGQALVEYADVMPYHQGRNEQSMVHAAVAHARQLNRLSAQAVTTSIGPGATNLVTGAALATVNRLPVLLLPGDCFASHAADPLLQQLEHPVEADVSVNDTLRPVSRYFDRITRPEALIASALNAVRVLADPAETGAVALCLPQDVQAEAFDWPQEFFADRVWRVRRPAPDPVELEAAAKAVRAARRPLIVAGGGVHHSEAEEALRALVDATGIPVSSTQAGKGSLRHDHPADLGGIGHTGTAVSDGLARTADLVIGVGTRYSDFTTASGTLFADPDVRFLNLNITGFDAHKLGARTLVCDARTGLEALAGALAGHRVDAAYEAGYAAGKEHWEQVVEAAYRADDENAVPTQTQVLGALDAVVGDADVVINAAGSLPGDLHKLWRARSPRQYHLEYGYSCMGYEIPAAIGVQQAAPGTPVWALVGDGTYLMMPTEIVTAVQERLPVKLVLIQNHGYASIGGLSEETGGERYGTAYRYRAKDGTFTGAPLPVDLAANAASLGMDVLRAKTVGELRRALAQAGTAERPTCVYVETDPAPTAPPAEAWWDVPVAEVASREAAVRARERYDAQAAGRRRHL
- a CDS encoding CoA-acylating methylmalonate-semialdehyde dehydrogenase — protein: MKTISHWIGGKPAEGTSGRFGPVWNPATGAQEKQVAFAGTTEVDAAVAAAKDAFESWGTSSLARRTAILFKYRELLDAHRDEIAELITAEHGKVHSDALGEVARGMEIVELACGISVQLKGELSTQVSSRVDVASIRQPLGVVAGITPFNFPAMVPMWMFPLAIACGNTFVLKPSEKDPSASVRLAELATEAGLPDGVLNVVHGDRTAVDRILEHPGIEAVSFVGSTPIARHIQLKATEHGKRVQALGGAKNHMLVLPDADLDLAADQAINAAYGSAGERCMAVSVVVAVGDVGDDLVGRITERARKLRIGPGDDPASEMGPLITREHRDKVASYVTGAAAQGAEVVLDGTGLTVDGHEDGFFVGVSLLDRVPLTADAYRDEIFGPVLCVVRAETYDEAIALINDSRWGNGTAIFTRDGGAARRFQLEVKAGMVGVNVPIPVPVGYHSFGGWKDSLFGGHHIYGNDGVAFYTRGKVVTTRWPDPSDGGINLGFPSNS